In the Piscinibacter sp. XHJ-5 genome, one interval contains:
- a CDS encoding enoyl-CoA hydratase/isomerase family protein yields MTDAVLLEVVDGVATVTLNRPARRNALDDELRAGLAQCMDRIESDRAVRAVVLAGSDGAFCAGGDLRGIRAAELDNDGWRERMKSAHAWLSRLLSLDRAVIAAVDGPAFGAGFSLALAADFVVASPRARFCLSFMRLGLVPDFGAWHTLPRIVGVQRAKELMLSAREVPAEEAKALGIVLELVPQDQVLRRAQALAASFVQASPLAVSLVKRALAAGPADLHTVLEREADAQALCFGSAAHKAAVGRFLDKQPALFQWPTGE; encoded by the coding sequence ATGACGGATGCAGTCCTTCTCGAGGTCGTGGACGGCGTCGCGACCGTCACGCTGAACCGCCCGGCGCGTCGCAACGCACTCGACGACGAGCTGCGTGCGGGGCTTGCGCAATGCATGGACCGGATCGAGAGCGACCGCGCCGTGCGCGCGGTGGTGCTCGCCGGATCGGACGGCGCGTTCTGCGCCGGCGGCGACCTGCGCGGCATCCGCGCGGCCGAGCTCGACAACGACGGCTGGCGCGAGCGCATGAAGAGCGCGCATGCCTGGCTTTCGCGCCTGCTGAGCCTGGACCGGGCGGTCATCGCCGCGGTGGACGGGCCTGCGTTCGGCGCCGGCTTCAGCCTGGCGCTCGCCGCCGACTTCGTCGTCGCTTCGCCGCGTGCGCGCTTCTGCCTGTCCTTCATGCGGCTCGGCCTGGTGCCCGATTTCGGCGCGTGGCACACGCTGCCGCGCATCGTGGGCGTGCAACGCGCCAAGGAGCTGATGCTGTCGGCACGCGAGGTGCCCGCCGAGGAGGCGAAGGCGCTGGGCATCGTGCTGGAGCTCGTGCCGCAAGACCAGGTGCTGCGGCGTGCGCAGGCGCTGGCAGCCAGCTTCGTGCAGGCGTCGCCGCTGGCGGTGAGCCTGGTCAAGCGCGCGCTTGCCGCGGGTCCCGCCGACCTGCACACGGTGCTCGAGCGGGAGGCCGATGCCCAGGCGCTGTGCTTCGGCAGCGCGGCGCACAAGGCGGCGGTGGGACGATTTCTCGACAAGCAACCGGCCCTCTTTCAGTGGCCGACAGGAGAGTGA
- a CDS encoding SDR family NAD(P)-dependent oxidoreductase, giving the protein MVEDKVVIVTGAGGGIGRDIALAMAREGAKVIVNDVGASMTGEGHDVGPAQRVVDEIRAAGGEAAANTDSVADPTAANRIVTAALDTYGRVDAVINNAGILRDRFFHKMSVEEFDAVIKVHLYGSYFVSRAAANHFKAQESGAFVHMTSTSGLIGNFGQANYAAAKLGIMALSKSIALDMQKFNVRSNCIAPFAWSRMIGSIPTETEAEKARVERMKQMTPAKIAPLAVALASEAGADATGQVFAVRNNEIFLMSQPRPIRSVHRGEGWTPETVAQHALPALAGSFYALDRSSDVFTWDPV; this is encoded by the coding sequence ATGGTGGAAGACAAGGTGGTCATCGTCACGGGCGCCGGCGGCGGCATCGGGCGCGACATCGCACTGGCGATGGCACGCGAAGGTGCGAAGGTGATCGTCAACGACGTCGGCGCGTCGATGACCGGCGAAGGGCACGACGTGGGCCCGGCGCAGCGCGTGGTCGACGAGATCCGCGCGGCAGGCGGGGAGGCGGCGGCGAATACCGACAGCGTGGCCGACCCGACGGCGGCGAATCGCATCGTGACGGCGGCGCTCGACACCTACGGCCGCGTCGACGCGGTGATCAACAACGCCGGCATCCTGCGGGACCGCTTCTTCCACAAGATGAGCGTCGAAGAGTTCGACGCCGTCATCAAGGTGCACCTGTACGGCAGCTACTTCGTGAGCCGCGCGGCGGCGAACCACTTCAAGGCGCAGGAGTCGGGCGCGTTCGTGCACATGACCTCCACCTCGGGGCTGATCGGCAACTTCGGCCAGGCCAACTACGCGGCGGCCAAGCTGGGGATCATGGCGCTGTCGAAGTCGATCGCGCTCGACATGCAGAAGTTCAACGTGCGCTCCAACTGCATCGCGCCGTTCGCATGGAGCCGCATGATCGGCTCGATCCCCACCGAGACCGAGGCCGAGAAGGCGCGCGTCGAGCGCATGAAGCAGATGACGCCGGCCAAGATCGCGCCGCTCGCGGTTGCGCTGGCGAGCGAGGCGGGCGCCGATGCCACCGGCCAGGTCTTCGCGGTGCGCAACAACGAGATCTTCCTGATGAGCCAGCCGCGCCCGATCCGCTCGGTGCACCGCGGCGAAGGCTGGACGCCCGAGACGGTGGCGCAGCATGCGTTGCCCGCGCTCGCCGGCTCGTTCTACGCGCTGGACCGCTCGTCCGACGTGTTCACCTGGGACCCGGTGTGA
- a CDS encoding AMP-binding protein, with amino-acid sequence MYLTQGLHRALQRHPGKVALRHLGAQGGRALNFAELVDEIGRAAAALQARGVRAGDRVAMLSPNNDALVVQLFACWWLGAVACPLNVRWSVAELRHALGDCGARLLLVDASLARATGELQDIVDALPAAALASQAQDLEPLEDSRSGGDALAAILYTGGTTGRAKGVMLSHANFWCASMTRGAELNNSPDSVTLLVAPMFHVAGLGRLIGQSIVGGGCITMPQFRAPAIIDAIERHGVTDIIVVPSMLQSLLDDPSFDAARAKGLDRIAFGAAPMPPDLLDRALAAWPHAEFFQAYGLTETAGAVCINLPANHTAQARQSGRLASVGRAGLGAEIRVVDELGRDVPRGTVGEIVVRGPMVTRGYWAQPDATAQALRDGWFHTGDGGRMDADGYLSIADRLKDMVISGGENVYPAEVEAALRGHPAVADAAVIGIPDARWGEAVHAVVVLRASHAGREAALRDELVSWCRRELAGYKCPRSIEFIAALPLSAAGKVLKMQLRAQARQAAA; translated from the coding sequence ATGTATCTGACGCAAGGCTTGCATCGCGCGCTGCAGCGGCATCCGGGCAAGGTCGCCCTGCGCCATCTCGGCGCCCAAGGCGGGCGCGCCTTGAACTTCGCGGAGCTGGTCGACGAGATCGGGCGCGCGGCGGCGGCGCTCCAGGCGCGCGGCGTGCGCGCCGGCGACCGGGTCGCGATGCTGTCGCCGAACAACGATGCGCTCGTCGTTCAGCTGTTCGCCTGCTGGTGGCTGGGCGCGGTGGCGTGCCCGCTGAACGTGCGCTGGAGCGTGGCCGAGCTGCGCCACGCGCTGGGCGATTGCGGCGCCCGGCTGCTGCTGGTCGACGCCTCGCTGGCGCGCGCCACGGGTGAGCTGCAGGACATCGTGGACGCGTTGCCCGCTGCAGCGCTGGCGTCGCAGGCGCAAGACCTCGAGCCGCTGGAAGACAGCCGCAGCGGCGGCGACGCCCTCGCCGCCATCCTCTACACCGGTGGCACGACCGGCCGGGCCAAGGGCGTGATGCTGTCGCACGCAAACTTCTGGTGCGCCTCGATGACGCGCGGCGCCGAGCTGAACAACTCGCCGGACAGCGTCACGCTGCTGGTCGCGCCGATGTTCCACGTTGCCGGGCTGGGGCGGCTGATCGGGCAGAGCATCGTCGGCGGCGGCTGCATCACGATGCCGCAGTTCCGCGCGCCGGCGATCATCGACGCGATCGAGCGTCATGGCGTCACCGACATCATCGTCGTGCCGAGCATGCTGCAGTCGCTGCTCGACGATCCGTCGTTCGATGCGGCGCGCGCGAAGGGCCTGGACCGCATCGCCTTCGGCGCGGCGCCGATGCCGCCGGACCTGCTGGACCGCGCGCTGGCCGCCTGGCCGCATGCCGAGTTCTTCCAGGCCTACGGGCTCACCGAGACGGCGGGCGCGGTGTGCATCAACCTGCCGGCCAACCACACCGCGCAGGCGCGGCAAAGCGGCCGGCTGGCGTCGGTGGGTCGCGCCGGGCTGGGCGCCGAGATCCGCGTCGTCGACGAGCTGGGTCGCGACGTGCCGCGCGGCACGGTGGGCGAGATCGTCGTGCGCGGTCCGATGGTCACGCGTGGGTACTGGGCGCAGCCGGACGCGACCGCCCAGGCGCTGCGCGACGGTTGGTTCCACACCGGCGACGGCGGGCGCATGGACGCCGACGGCTATCTGAGCATCGCCGACCGGCTGAAGGACATGGTGATTTCCGGCGGCGAGAACGTCTATCCGGCGGAGGTCGAGGCCGCCCTGCGCGGCCATCCGGCGGTGGCCGACGCCGCGGTCATCGGCATCCCCGATGCGCGATGGGGCGAGGCCGTGCACGCGGTGGTGGTGCTGCGCGCCTCGCACGCCGGCCGCGAAGCCGCGCTGCGCGATGAGCTGGTGAGCTGGTGCCGGCGCGAGCTCGCGGGCTACAAGTGCCCGCGCAGCATCGAGTTCATCGCCGCGCTGCCTCTGTCGGCCGCCGGCAAGGTGCTGAAGATGCAGTTGCGGGCGCAGGCCCGCCAGGCTGCGGCATGA
- a CDS encoding SDR family oxidoreductase, translated as MTMTFDFKGRTVFVAGGSSGINLGIADAFARHGASVAILSRSAERIATALAQLRAHGGAAEGYSADVRDAAAVADALKQAHARFGPIDVLVSGAAGNFLAPALGMSANGFKTVVDIDLLGTFNVLRGAHEFLRKPGASVISISASQAFVPTPYQAHVCAAKAGVDMLTRTLAMEWGGDGIRVNSIVPGPIEGTEGIRRLAPNDEERERMTARVPLRRYGSVEDIAGMAMVLSSPLGAYITGVVLPVDGGISLSGPRDFGAAWAATRR; from the coding sequence ATGACCATGACATTCGACTTCAAGGGCCGCACGGTGTTCGTCGCCGGCGGCAGCAGCGGCATCAACCTCGGCATCGCCGACGCGTTCGCGCGGCACGGCGCTTCGGTAGCCATTCTCAGCCGCTCGGCGGAGCGCATCGCGACGGCGCTCGCGCAACTGCGCGCCCACGGCGGCGCGGCCGAAGGCTACAGCGCCGACGTTCGCGACGCCGCCGCGGTGGCCGATGCGCTGAAGCAGGCACATGCGCGCTTCGGGCCGATCGACGTGCTGGTGTCGGGCGCGGCGGGCAACTTCCTCGCGCCGGCGCTCGGCATGTCGGCCAACGGCTTCAAGACGGTGGTCGACATCGACCTGCTGGGCACCTTCAACGTGCTGCGCGGCGCCCACGAATTCCTGCGCAAGCCGGGCGCGTCGGTCATCAGCATCTCGGCGTCGCAGGCCTTCGTGCCGACGCCGTACCAGGCGCACGTGTGCGCCGCCAAGGCCGGCGTCGACATGCTCACGCGCACGCTGGCGATGGAATGGGGCGGCGACGGCATCCGCGTCAACTCGATCGTGCCGGGGCCGATCGAAGGCACCGAAGGCATACGCCGGCTGGCACCCAACGACGAGGAGCGTGAACGCATGACGGCCCGCGTGCCGCTGCGCCGCTACGGCAGCGTGGAGGACATCGCCGGCATGGCGATGGTGCTCAGCTCGCCGCTGGGCGCCTACATCACGGGGGTGGTGCTGCCGGTGGACGGCGGCATCTCGCTATCGGGGCCGCGCGACTTCGGCGCGGCCTGGGCTGCGACGCGGCGTTAG
- a CDS encoding PaaI family thioesterase has translation MSDAALSQASAERPIPFLAWLGARRVRVADGEAVVAVDLVPELLNNHGGGHGGVVMTLLDNAMANAALSRIGFAREVVTIDIHVAFMSPATGRLTATGRATGGGRSVCFCEAEITDADGRTVARAMGTFRYREPGGVHRNEERGLR, from the coding sequence ATGAGCGACGCTGCCCTCAGCCAGGCCTCTGCGGAGCGCCCCATTCCCTTCCTTGCGTGGCTGGGCGCGCGGCGCGTCCGCGTGGCCGACGGCGAGGCCGTCGTCGCGGTCGACCTGGTCCCCGAGTTGCTCAACAACCACGGCGGGGGTCACGGCGGGGTGGTGATGACGCTGCTCGACAACGCCATGGCCAATGCGGCGTTGAGCCGCATCGGGTTCGCGCGCGAGGTCGTCACCATCGACATCCACGTCGCCTTCATGAGCCCGGCGACGGGCCGGCTCACGGCGACCGGGCGCGCCACGGGGGGCGGTCGATCGGTCTGCTTCTGCGAAGCGGAAATCACCGATGCCGACGGACGCACCGTTGCGCGGGCCATGGGCACCTTCCGCTATCGCGAGCCCGGCGGCGTGCATCGGAACGAGGAGCGCGGGCTGCGCTGA
- a CDS encoding acyl-CoA dehydrogenase family protein: protein MIRDPDTLTALLDTVRRFVRERLVPAEELVAETDAIPDDIVRDMKAMGLFGLTIPEGYGGLGLTMEEEARVMIELCQTAPAFRSLIGTTVGIGSQGILMDGTPEQKERWLPRLASGELIASFALTEPEAGSDAASIRTRARRDGDDYVIDGSKRFITNAPEAGMFTLMARTDPQQKGAAGITAFIVDAKTPGISLGRIDRKMGQKGAHTCDVVFDGVRVPVANVIGGVEGRGFKTAMKVLDKGRIHIAAVCVGVAERLLRDTLHYAMERRQFGQPIAEFQLVQAMLADSRTELYAARTMVLDAARRRDAGDDVSTEAACCKYYASEMVGRVADRAVQIHGGAGYVADHGIERYYRDVRLFRIYEGTSQIQQIVIARGMVREAT, encoded by the coding sequence ATGATCCGCGACCCCGACACCCTGACCGCGCTGCTCGATACCGTGCGCCGCTTCGTGCGCGAGCGGCTGGTGCCCGCCGAAGAGCTTGTCGCCGAGACCGATGCCATCCCCGACGACATCGTGCGCGACATGAAGGCGATGGGACTGTTCGGCCTCACCATCCCCGAGGGGTACGGCGGCCTGGGCCTCACGATGGAGGAAGAGGCGCGGGTGATGATCGAGCTGTGCCAGACCGCGCCGGCGTTCCGCTCGCTGATCGGGACGACGGTGGGCATCGGCTCGCAGGGCATCCTGATGGACGGCACGCCCGAGCAGAAGGAGCGCTGGCTGCCGCGGCTGGCCAGCGGCGAGCTGATCGCCTCGTTCGCGCTCACGGAGCCGGAGGCCGGCTCCGATGCGGCGTCGATCCGCACGCGTGCGCGGCGCGACGGCGACGACTACGTGATCGACGGCAGCAAGCGCTTCATCACCAATGCGCCGGAGGCCGGCATGTTCACCCTGATGGCGCGCACCGACCCGCAGCAGAAGGGCGCGGCCGGGATCACGGCGTTCATCGTCGACGCGAAGACGCCCGGCATCTCGCTGGGCCGGATCGACCGCAAGATGGGGCAGAAGGGCGCCCACACCTGCGACGTCGTCTTCGACGGTGTGCGCGTGCCGGTGGCCAACGTCATCGGCGGCGTCGAGGGGCGCGGCTTCAAGACGGCGATGAAGGTGCTCGACAAGGGGCGCATCCACATCGCGGCGGTGTGCGTCGGCGTGGCGGAGCGGCTGCTGCGCGACACGCTGCACTACGCGATGGAGCGCAGGCAGTTCGGGCAGCCGATTGCCGAGTTCCAGCTCGTGCAGGCGATGCTGGCCGACAGCCGCACCGAGCTGTATGCGGCGCGCACCATGGTGCTCGACGCGGCGCGCCGGCGCGATGCCGGCGACGACGTCAGCACCGAGGCGGCGTGCTGCAAGTACTACGCGTCCGAGATGGTCGGCCGCGTGGCCGACCGCGCGGTGCAGATCCACGGCGGCGCGGGCTATGTGGCCGATCACGGCATCGAGCGCTACTACCGCGACGTGCGCCTCTTCCGCATCTACGAAGGCACCAGCCAGATCCAGCAGATCGTGATCGCGCGCGGCATGGTGAGGGAGGCGACATGA
- a CDS encoding PaaI family thioesterase translates to MTREAAGTARRHAFAGVPFTRLLGVRREYSEGGRARLVVDARPEFGNVIGAMHGGIVATLLDVAMASAAVSQVDFEMTAVTLSMNSTFVRPGHGRLTADGAVLAVDDTVALCEASVVDEGGRLVARAIGSFRYLPHPTTEETHDELSR, encoded by the coding sequence ATGACCCGCGAGGCCGCGGGCACGGCGCGCCGCCATGCCTTCGCCGGCGTGCCGTTCACGCGGCTGCTCGGCGTGCGCCGCGAGTATTCCGAGGGCGGCCGTGCTCGGCTGGTCGTCGATGCGCGGCCCGAGTTCGGCAACGTCATCGGCGCCATGCATGGCGGCATCGTGGCGACCTTGCTCGATGTCGCGATGGCCAGCGCGGCCGTGTCGCAGGTCGATTTCGAGATGACGGCCGTCACGCTTTCGATGAACAGCACCTTCGTCCGGCCGGGGCATGGCCGGCTCACCGCCGACGGCGCCGTGCTGGCCGTGGACGACACCGTGGCCCTGTGCGAGGCCAGCGTGGTCGACGAAGGCGGCCGGCTGGTCGCCCGGGCCATCGGCTCTTTTCGCTACCTGCCGCACCCGACCACAGAGGAGACCCACGATGAGCTTTCGCGATGA
- a CDS encoding long-chain-fatty-acid--CoA ligase: MTGGGSLWDCLAESARRFPDKPAVRFYGSVLTYAELVRQAETLAGWLQGEAQVRQGDRVLLFSQNCPQFIVATYAVLRADAVVVPVNAMWTAEEVAHVIDDSGAQIALVAAELADRVSPALACGALRRALLIEYADALIADPELDVPAWIAERPATIRHPRFMRWREALGAHQRPLPHRAGADDLAVLPYTSGTTGRPKGCMHTHGTLQAANRAAVSWRSQTSEAVFLGVAPLFHALGMQNGMHLPLMLGATVVMLPRWDRAAALALIERHRVTSWAAPPAMLIDFFANPAVTPEKVRSMVLVHGGSAAMPHAVAEAMQSRFGITYNEGYGMTETASFLHANPPQRPKLGSLGVPGPGVDSRIVDPVTLQSLPRGEVGEIVTHAPQVMKGYWNQPQATAEAFVEIDGLRFLRTGDLACIDEDGYFFMKDRLKRMIVVSGYKVWPAEVENTLYSHPAVHEACVIATRDARQGEAVKALVVLKPGASLAAAELVGWCRQAMAVYKAPRFVQFVDQLPKSSTGKILWRELQQGENI, translated from the coding sequence ATGACGGGCGGTGGGAGCCTGTGGGACTGCCTCGCGGAGTCGGCGCGCCGCTTCCCCGACAAGCCGGCCGTGCGCTTCTACGGCAGCGTGCTCACGTATGCCGAGCTGGTGCGGCAGGCCGAGACGCTGGCGGGCTGGCTGCAAGGCGAGGCGCAGGTGCGGCAGGGCGATCGCGTGCTGCTCTTCAGCCAGAACTGCCCGCAGTTCATCGTCGCGACCTATGCGGTCCTGCGCGCCGACGCGGTGGTCGTGCCTGTGAACGCGATGTGGACGGCCGAGGAGGTGGCGCATGTGATCGATGACAGCGGCGCTCAGATCGCACTGGTCGCGGCCGAGCTCGCGGACCGCGTGTCGCCCGCCCTGGCTTGCGGGGCGCTGCGTCGCGCGCTGCTCATCGAGTACGCCGATGCGCTCATCGCCGATCCCGAGCTCGACGTGCCGGCCTGGATCGCCGAGCGACCCGCGACCATCCGCCACCCGCGGTTCATGCGGTGGCGCGAGGCACTGGGCGCGCATCAACGTCCGCTGCCGCACCGAGCGGGCGCCGACGACCTTGCCGTGCTGCCCTATACGTCCGGCACCACGGGCCGGCCCAAGGGCTGCATGCACACGCACGGCACGCTGCAGGCGGCCAACCGCGCGGCCGTCTCCTGGCGCAGCCAGACCAGCGAGGCGGTGTTTCTCGGCGTCGCGCCGCTGTTCCATGCGCTCGGCATGCAGAACGGGATGCACTTGCCGCTGATGCTCGGGGCCACCGTCGTGATGCTGCCGCGCTGGGACCGCGCGGCGGCCCTCGCGCTCATCGAGCGCCACCGCGTCACCAGCTGGGCCGCGCCGCCGGCGATGCTGATCGACTTCTTCGCCAACCCGGCCGTCACGCCGGAGAAGGTGCGCAGCATGGTGCTGGTGCACGGCGGCAGCGCCGCGATGCCGCACGCGGTCGCCGAAGCGATGCAGAGCCGCTTCGGCATCACCTACAACGAGGGTTACGGCATGACCGAGACCGCCTCGTTCCTGCATGCCAACCCGCCGCAGCGTCCCAAGCTCGGCTCGCTCGGCGTGCCGGGGCCCGGCGTCGACTCGCGCATCGTCGATCCGGTCACGCTGCAGTCCCTGCCGCGCGGCGAGGTGGGCGAGATCGTCACCCACGCGCCGCAGGTGATGAAGGGCTACTGGAACCAGCCGCAGGCGACCGCCGAAGCCTTCGTCGAAATCGACGGCCTGCGTTTCCTGCGCACTGGCGACCTGGCGTGCATCGACGAGGACGGCTACTTCTTCATGAAGGACCGGCTCAAGCGAATGATCGTGGTCTCGGGCTACAAGGTGTGGCCCGCCGAAGTGGAGAACACGCTGTACAGCCACCCTGCCGTGCACGAGGCCTGCGTGATCGCCACGCGCGATGCGCGCCAGGGCGAGGCGGTGAAGGCGCTGGTGGTGCTCAAGCCCGGCGCATCGTTGGCCGCCGCGGAGCTGGTCGGCTGGTGCCGCCAGGCGATGGCCGTCTACAAGGCGCCGCGCTTCGTTCAGTTCGTCGACCAGCTGCCGAAGTCGAGCACCGGCAAGATCCTGTGGCGCGAGCTGCAGCAAGGGGAGAACATATGA
- a CDS encoding tripartite tricarboxylate transporter substrate binding protein, which translates to MSFRDEIPCTGIERRDALIRLFAAAAAAAGVTAARPARADAFPSKPITLILPFPPGGSFDPILRALCNAAAQDLGQPIVLMHKPGGGGVTGTASLTTMSESDGYTIAVMHNSVIRQPLLMKTAWHPLKDFSYLIGLAGLATAVSVAADAKWQTLSELLADAKARPGAISWGNVGAISVNRIYAERLAKAAGAQFNLIPFKGGSEAFQALLGHHLDVYGDPGFGPMATSGKVRLLATFTEQRLKRWPQVPTVKELGHDLVIESAIGLVAPKNLDPAIGARLHAAFKKAMDDPEYRRMVDEFDLTPHYRTGPAYRAYAEAQFAREKTMLDESGFKPE; encoded by the coding sequence ATGAGCTTTCGCGATGAGATCCCTTGCACCGGCATCGAGCGGCGCGACGCCCTGATCCGCCTCTTCGCCGCGGCGGCCGCTGCGGCCGGCGTCACGGCGGCACGACCGGCACGCGCCGACGCGTTCCCGAGCAAGCCGATCACGCTGATCCTGCCGTTTCCGCCCGGCGGCTCGTTCGACCCCATCCTGCGCGCGCTGTGCAACGCGGCGGCGCAGGACCTCGGGCAGCCCATCGTGCTGATGCACAAGCCGGGCGGCGGCGGCGTGACCGGAACCGCCAGCCTCACGACGATGAGCGAGAGCGACGGCTACACGATCGCGGTGATGCACAACTCGGTGATACGCCAGCCGCTCCTGATGAAGACCGCATGGCATCCACTGAAGGACTTCAGCTACCTCATCGGTCTGGCCGGGCTGGCCACCGCCGTGAGCGTCGCCGCCGACGCGAAGTGGCAGACGCTGTCCGAGCTGCTGGCCGATGCGAAGGCGCGGCCGGGCGCCATCAGCTGGGGCAACGTCGGTGCGATCAGCGTCAACCGCATCTACGCGGAGCGGCTGGCGAAGGCGGCCGGTGCGCAGTTCAACCTCATTCCGTTCAAGGGCGGCAGCGAGGCGTTCCAGGCGCTGCTCGGCCACCACCTCGACGTCTACGGCGATCCCGGGTTCGGTCCGATGGCGACTTCGGGCAAGGTGCGCTTGCTGGCCACCTTCACCGAGCAGCGCCTGAAGCGCTGGCCGCAGGTGCCGACGGTGAAGGAGCTGGGCCACGATCTGGTCATCGAATCGGCGATCGGGCTGGTCGCGCCGAAGAACCTGGATCCTGCCATCGGCGCCCGCTTGCATGCGGCGTTCAAGAAGGCGATGGACGATCCCGAGTACCGGCGCATGGTGGACGAGTTCGACCTGACTCCGCACTACCGGACGGGGCCGGCGTATCGGGCCTATGCAGAGGCGCAGTTCGCAAGAGAGAAGACGATGCTCGACGAGAGCGGGTTCAAGCCGGAATGA
- a CDS encoding rhodanese-like domain-containing protein, with amino-acid sequence MATLLDLISQYGVLFVFACVLVEQAGAPIPAFPALLVAGSLAAAGTHSAAAFLASAVAASLIADSLWYAAGKRFGSRVLRTLCRLSLSQDGCVRQTEAIFVRWGAPSLMLAKFIPGFASVATAMAGSTGVGRAAFLVYDGIGAALWAAVALALGWVFAAAVADVLFVLAEMGRWGLILLAAFLAAFVAARAWRRYRFHARLRMDRISVHALAQMLDRGESPLVVDVRSAHEQAQGVIPGAMLFGHHDWPDDLRPPSENAVVVVYCACPNEASAALVAQKLMQRGFRQVRPLLGGIDAWRAAGLALEHGRTPASAPSSVALTPSG; translated from the coding sequence ATGGCGACGCTGCTCGACCTGATCTCCCAGTACGGCGTGCTGTTCGTCTTCGCCTGCGTGCTGGTCGAGCAGGCGGGCGCGCCGATTCCAGCCTTTCCGGCCTTGCTGGTCGCCGGCTCGCTGGCGGCGGCCGGCACGCATTCGGCTGCCGCCTTTCTCGCCAGCGCGGTGGCGGCGAGCCTGATCGCGGACAGCCTGTGGTATGCCGCGGGCAAGCGATTCGGCAGCCGGGTGTTGCGCACCCTGTGCCGCTTGTCGCTGTCGCAGGACGGGTGCGTGCGCCAGACGGAGGCGATCTTCGTCCGCTGGGGCGCCCCCTCCTTGATGCTGGCGAAGTTCATCCCCGGCTTCGCGTCGGTGGCGACCGCGATGGCGGGGTCGACCGGCGTGGGTCGTGCCGCCTTCCTGGTGTACGACGGGATCGGTGCGGCGCTGTGGGCCGCCGTCGCGCTGGCCCTTGGCTGGGTGTTCGCCGCGGCCGTTGCCGACGTGCTGTTCGTCCTGGCCGAAATGGGACGCTGGGGACTCATCCTGCTGGCGGCATTCCTGGCCGCCTTCGTTGCCGCGCGGGCCTGGCGGCGCTACCGCTTCCATGCGCGCCTGCGCATGGACCGCATCTCGGTCCACGCGCTGGCGCAGATGCTCGACCGCGGCGAGTCGCCGCTGGTGGTCGACGTGCGCTCGGCACACGAGCAGGCGCAAGGCGTCATTCCCGGCGCGATGTTGTTCGGCCACCATGACTGGCCGGATGACCTGCGCCCGCCGAGCGAGAACGCCGTCGTGGTGGTGTACTGCGCCTGTCCCAACGAGGCGTCCGCCGCCCTGGTGGCTCAGAAGCTGATGCAGCGCGGGTTCAGGCAGGTGCGTCCGCTGCTGGGCGGCATCGACGCCTGGCGCGCAGCGGGCCTGGCGCTGGAGCACGGTCGCACGCCGGCGAGTGCACCGTCATCGGTGGCGCTGACTCCCTCGGGCTGA